A genomic stretch from Chitinophaga agri includes:
- a CDS encoding acylneuraminate cytidylyltransferase family protein, translated as MKVLFLIPARGGSKGVPGKNIKSLGGKPLIAYAIDAVKPLTDISDICISTDAEDIKLVSENCGVPVPFLRPPYLAADNSGTYEVCLHALDHYADQGIHYDVLVILQPTSPFRTTEHIREALDLYNEELDMVVSVTETKSNPYTVLFEENEQGFLAKSKEGNFIRRQDCPRVWEYNGAIYVINAASLRRSPINQFRKIKKYVMDEQSSVDIDTPLDWDFSEFLINKKQSL; from the coding sequence ATGAAAGTGTTGTTTCTTATTCCTGCCAGAGGCGGTTCTAAGGGAGTACCAGGAAAAAACATCAAGTCTCTTGGAGGAAAACCTTTGATTGCATATGCAATAGACGCAGTGAAGCCATTAACTGATATTTCAGATATCTGCATCTCTACAGATGCAGAAGATATCAAACTGGTCAGTGAAAATTGTGGAGTGCCAGTTCCTTTTTTACGGCCACCATATCTTGCAGCCGATAATTCAGGTACATACGAAGTGTGTCTGCATGCCTTAGATCATTATGCAGATCAGGGTATCCATTATGATGTGTTGGTAATTCTGCAGCCAACCAGTCCATTCAGAACCACTGAACATATCAGGGAGGCATTGGATTTATACAATGAAGAACTTGATATGGTCGTATCTGTAACGGAGACAAAATCGAACCCTTATACTGTCCTGTTTGAAGAGAATGAACAGGGTTTTCTCGCAAAGTCAAAAGAAGGGAATTTTATCAGGAGGCAGGATTGTCCCCGTGTATGGGAATACAATGGTGCCATTTACGTGATCAACGCCGCATCCCTTAGGCGTAGCCCAATCAATCAGTTCAGGAAAATTAAAAAGTATGTGATGGATGAACAATCATCTGTAGACATCGATACTCCTCTTGATTGGGACTTTTCAGAGTTTTTGATAAATAAAAAGCAATCCTTATAA
- the neuB gene encoding N-acetylneuraminate synthase, whose protein sequence is MDRIFIIAEAGVNHNGDMSLAKQLIDIAADAKADAVKFQTFVAEKLVSKFAEKAAYQKASTDAAETQLSMIKKLELSFAQFGELRDYAEAKGIMFLSTPFDFPSIDFLKSLGMNYGKIPSGELTNLPYLIQMAKNFEHLILSTGMSEMSEIEDALKVLQEYGAKRENIVVLHCNTEYPTPFEDANLKAMLSIEKEFGIKVGYSDHTSGIEAAVAAAALGASVIEKHYTIDRTMEGPDHSASLEPQELKALVSAVRNIEKAMGTGFKTPSPSELKNKAIARKSVVAARDIKAGEVFTEDNLTIKRPGSGISPMKWFDVLGKKAIKDFQTDELITL, encoded by the coding sequence ATGGACAGAATATTCATTATAGCAGAAGCAGGTGTTAATCATAACGGAGATATGTCTCTGGCAAAACAGTTGATTGATATTGCTGCGGACGCGAAGGCAGATGCTGTTAAGTTTCAGACTTTTGTAGCAGAGAAGCTGGTATCGAAGTTTGCAGAAAAAGCAGCCTATCAGAAAGCAAGTACAGATGCAGCAGAGACCCAGCTTAGTATGATCAAAAAGCTGGAGTTGAGTTTTGCACAGTTCGGAGAGCTGCGCGATTATGCTGAGGCTAAAGGTATAATGTTCCTGTCTACTCCTTTTGATTTCCCAAGTATCGACTTTCTGAAGTCGTTAGGTATGAACTACGGAAAAATACCTTCAGGTGAATTGACCAACCTGCCATATCTCATACAAATGGCAAAGAACTTCGAGCATCTTATCCTCTCTACCGGGATGTCAGAAATGTCTGAAATAGAGGACGCGCTGAAGGTATTGCAGGAGTATGGCGCCAAAAGAGAGAATATCGTTGTATTACACTGTAACACCGAATACCCTACACCGTTCGAAGACGCCAATTTAAAGGCAATGCTGAGTATTGAAAAAGAGTTTGGTATCAAGGTGGGATATTCTGATCATACTTCCGGTATTGAGGCAGCGGTTGCCGCCGCTGCACTAGGTGCCAGCGTAATAGAAAAACATTATACCATTGACAGGACAATGGAAGGCCCTGACCACTCAGCGTCACTTGAGCCACAGGAACTGAAAGCTCTTGTCAGCGCTGTACGTAATATTGAGAAAGCAATGGGTACAGGATTTAAGACACCTTCCCCATCAGAATTAAAAAATAAGGCTATTGCCCGCAAAAGCGTCGTGGCGGCCAGAGACATAAAAGCCGGAGAGGTCTTTACAGAAGATAATCTCACGATAAAGCGTCCAGGTAGTGGCATCAGCCCGATGAAGTGGTTTGATGTACTGGGTAAGAAGGCAATCAAAGATTTCCAGACCGATGAGCTGATCACCCTATGA
- a CDS encoding NAD-dependent 4,6-dehydratase LegB, with translation MELKNKKVLVTGADGFIGSHLVERLLQEGCHVKAFVYYNSFNSWGWLDTFSKETLSKLEVFAGDVRDPNGVRTAMKDVDVVFHLAALIAIPFSYHSPDSYIDTNIKGTLNIVQAAKDLGIERVLVTSTSEVYGTAQYIPIDEKHPRQPQSPYSASKIGADCIAESFYRSFHVPVTIVRPFNTYGPRQSARAIIPTIITQLLNGRKEIQLGDLTPTRDLVYVKDTANGFVEIAKSDELVGQDCNIATESEISVGDLAELLKNIINPDVKIVQDPARLRPEKSEVFRLYGSREKITRYTNWKQQYTFQDGLTETIEWFKVAENLKGYKADIYNI, from the coding sequence ATGGAACTGAAGAATAAAAAAGTTTTGGTTACCGGTGCTGATGGATTCATCGGGAGTCATCTTGTAGAGAGACTTTTACAGGAAGGCTGTCATGTGAAGGCATTCGTATATTATAACTCATTCAATAGCTGGGGATGGCTGGACACCTTTTCGAAAGAGACACTTTCTAAACTGGAAGTTTTTGCAGGAGATGTAAGGGATCCCAACGGCGTAAGAACAGCAATGAAAGATGTGGATGTAGTATTCCATCTGGCGGCATTGATAGCCATTCCATTTAGCTACCATTCCCCTGATTCTTACATCGATACGAACATTAAAGGTACCCTTAACATTGTACAGGCTGCAAAAGACCTCGGAATAGAAAGAGTACTTGTTACCTCCACATCAGAAGTATATGGAACTGCCCAGTATATCCCGATCGATGAAAAGCACCCGCGTCAGCCTCAGTCTCCCTATTCTGCATCCAAGATAGGTGCTGATTGCATTGCTGAATCATTCTATCGCAGCTTTCATGTTCCTGTGACCATTGTACGTCCGTTTAATACTTATGGTCCCAGACAGTCTGCAAGGGCAATCATTCCTACCATTATTACACAGCTGCTGAACGGAAGGAAAGAGATCCAGCTTGGCGATCTTACACCAACAAGAGACCTGGTATATGTGAAAGATACTGCCAATGGTTTTGTAGAGATTGCAAAATCTGATGAGCTGGTGGGCCAGGATTGTAACATTGCTACTGAATCAGAGATCAGTGTAGGTGATCTTGCTGAGTTACTCAAGAATATTATCAATCCTGACGTGAAGATCGTACAGGACCCTGCGAGACTGCGCCCGGAAAAAAGCGAGGTGTTCAGATTATATGGCAGCAGGGAAAAAATAACCAGGTATACAAACTGGAAGCAGCAATATACGTTTCAGGATGGTTTGACGGAGACTATAGAGTGGTTTAAGGTAGCAGAGAATCTAAAAGGTTACAAGGCGGATATTTATAACATTTAG
- a CDS encoding lipopolysaccharide biosynthesis protein, producing the protein MEVPNDALKKSDDISLKELVLKLLSWCKYLLSKWLIICIMGLLGAGLGLVFSLFSKQKYIGALTFVVEDTKPGGLAAYAGLAGQFGIDLGGGGSGIFEGENIMGFLRSRFIVEKALLSSIEVNGKRMNLVTWYLQHTELGEKLQKDTVLRSITYPLGQDRKQFSLLQDSLLHIIQTRLITKELEIKKPDKKQSFIEVRATTENELFSKLFTERLVSEAADFYTYTKTKRSKVNVDKLQFLADSLQDLLNKKTYALAAVQDVNLNPVRQVSNVRGELVARDKVVLQTMYGEVIKNLELSKLTMAQETPIVQVIDAPILPLEKKRFGKLKGLVIGGLLGGFFIVFILVFRRIYQEMMAH; encoded by the coding sequence ATGGAAGTACCGAATGACGCTTTAAAGAAAAGCGATGACATATCCTTGAAAGAGCTGGTATTGAAACTACTTAGCTGGTGTAAATATCTGCTTAGCAAATGGTTGATCATATGCATAATGGGGCTGCTAGGGGCTGGCCTGGGGCTTGTTTTTTCTTTATTCAGCAAACAGAAATATATCGGTGCGTTAACTTTTGTAGTGGAGGATACTAAACCCGGAGGTCTTGCAGCTTATGCCGGTCTGGCAGGCCAGTTTGGTATAGACCTGGGTGGCGGAGGAAGTGGTATTTTCGAAGGAGAGAATATCATGGGCTTTCTGCGCTCAAGATTTATTGTAGAGAAAGCATTGCTGAGTTCAATAGAGGTGAATGGTAAAAGAATGAATCTCGTAACCTGGTACCTGCAACATACAGAATTAGGTGAAAAATTACAGAAAGATACAGTGCTGAGATCAATTACCTATCCGCTGGGGCAGGACCGTAAGCAGTTCAGTTTATTACAGGATAGCTTATTACATATCATTCAGACACGACTGATCACAAAAGAACTGGAAATCAAAAAGCCTGATAAAAAACAAAGCTTTATTGAAGTACGGGCGACTACAGAAAACGAGCTTTTCTCAAAACTCTTTACCGAACGTCTGGTAAGTGAAGCTGCTGATTTTTATACCTATACTAAAACGAAGAGGTCTAAGGTAAATGTTGACAAATTACAATTTCTTGCCGATTCCTTACAAGATCTGCTGAATAAGAAAACCTATGCACTCGCGGCCGTTCAGGACGTCAACCTGAATCCTGTAAGGCAGGTGTCCAACGTTCGCGGAGAGCTGGTGGCGAGGGATAAAGTTGTGCTGCAAACCATGTACGGTGAAGTGATCAAGAATCTGGAGCTGAGTAAGCTGACTATGGCGCAGGAAACGCCGATAGTACAGGTGATAGATGCCCCTATTCTGCCACTTGAGAAAAAGCGGTTTGGCAAGTTAAAAGGTTTGGTGATAGGCGGGTTGTTAGGCGGTTTCTTTATTGTATTTATCCTGGTGTTTAGAAGAATATACCAGGAAATGATGGCACATTAA
- a CDS encoding acetyltransferase: protein MNGKLPGNIFLYGAGGHAKVILELLELNGLSCTGIYDEYAGKKQLLGYTVSEILDDAYKQPGAALIIAVGNNKIRKQLAYSLAAEWGMVIHPAANISSRSSIGKGSVVMAGVSINSEASIGQHCIINTNSAVDHDCRIDDYVHISPNAALAGSVQVGEGTHIGIGATVIQGIKIGKWATVGAGTVVIRDIPDYATVVGNPGRIIRINGPEDAGL from the coding sequence ATGAACGGAAAGCTTCCAGGAAACATATTTCTCTACGGGGCGGGAGGGCATGCAAAGGTGATACTTGAATTGCTTGAGTTGAATGGTCTTTCCTGTACTGGTATCTATGACGAATATGCTGGAAAAAAGCAACTGCTCGGCTATACCGTTTCTGAGATCTTAGATGATGCTTATAAACAGCCAGGGGCTGCTTTAATCATTGCAGTTGGTAATAATAAAATCAGGAAACAGTTAGCGTATTCGCTGGCAGCTGAATGGGGAATGGTGATTCATCCTGCTGCTAACATCTCATCCCGAAGCAGTATTGGTAAAGGTAGTGTGGTAATGGCTGGTGTAAGCATCAATAGTGAAGCCAGCATTGGCCAGCATTGTATTATTAATACCAATAGCGCTGTTGACCATGATTGCCGTATCGACGATTATGTACATATTTCGCCTAACGCGGCCCTCGCCGGAAGCGTGCAGGTAGGAGAGGGGACACATATAGGCATTGGAGCCACCGTGATCCAGGGGATTAAAATTGGTAAATGGGCGACTGTCGGAGCAGGTACTGTTGTCATCAGGGATATACCTGACTATGCGACGGTAGTTGGTAATCCTGGCAGAATTATCAGGATCAATGGTCCGGAGGATGCCGGGCTGTAA
- a CDS encoding LegC family aminotransferase yields the protein METSHILNFIRTTFMDADGFIPLHAPFFGGREKEYVTDTIDSTFVSSVGAYVTRFEEMMAEITGARYAIATVNGTTALHLALVITGVKYGDEVITQPLTFVATANAISHAGGIPVFVDVDRDTMGLSPAALQAFLEEHAVVTGNGQCMNKTTGRRIAACIPMHAFGFPVRIKEIAAICAKYHITLIEDAAESLGSYVDGVHTGVFGNVGIFSFNGNKTVTCGGGGAIVTNDEALAKKAKHLSTTAKVAHPYEFVHDDVAYNYRMPNLNAALACAQLEQLKDMLANKRELAALYADFFKGSAVKFVTEMPGTTANYWLNTVLFADRDQQQAFLTESNNSKVMTRPIWRLMNKLPMYAGCQHGDLSNAEWLEERVVNIPSSVRKML from the coding sequence ATGGAAACTTCACATATACTAAACTTTATCAGAACTACTTTTATGGATGCAGACGGTTTTATTCCGCTGCATGCTCCTTTTTTCGGAGGGAGGGAAAAAGAGTACGTTACCGATACGATCGATTCAACCTTTGTTTCTTCTGTGGGCGCATATGTAACCCGCTTCGAAGAAATGATGGCCGAAATAACCGGCGCGCGGTATGCTATTGCAACTGTGAATGGTACAACGGCCCTGCATCTGGCGCTAGTGATAACGGGAGTGAAGTATGGGGATGAAGTGATCACACAGCCGCTTACATTTGTTGCTACGGCAAATGCCATCTCTCATGCGGGTGGTATACCGGTTTTTGTGGATGTGGACAGAGATACAATGGGATTGTCTCCAGCTGCATTGCAGGCATTTCTGGAAGAACATGCTGTAGTGACCGGGAATGGGCAGTGTATGAATAAAACAACGGGAAGAAGAATAGCAGCCTGCATACCTATGCATGCTTTCGGTTTTCCTGTAAGAATAAAAGAGATTGCCGCCATCTGCGCAAAGTACCATATTACACTCATTGAGGATGCCGCAGAATCACTGGGTAGTTACGTAGATGGTGTACATACCGGTGTCTTTGGCAATGTAGGTATATTCAGCTTTAACGGTAACAAAACAGTTACCTGTGGCGGCGGTGGTGCTATTGTCACTAATGATGAAGCATTGGCAAAGAAGGCCAAACATTTGTCAACAACCGCTAAGGTGGCACATCCTTACGAATTTGTACATGATGATGTCGCTTATAACTACAGAATGCCAAATTTGAATGCAGCCCTTGCCTGCGCGCAATTGGAACAGCTGAAAGATATGCTGGCAAACAAGCGTGAGCTGGCGGCGTTATATGCGGATTTCTTTAAAGGATCTGCTGTGAAGTTTGTAACAGAAATGCCTGGTACTACTGCCAATTACTGGCTGAATACCGTGCTTTTTGCTGATCGTGATCAACAACAGGCATTTCTGACAGAAAGTAATAATAGCAAGGTAATGACAAGGCCTATCTGGCGCCTTATGAACAAACTGCCTATGTACGCAGGATGTCAGCATGGCGATCTGTCAAATGCAGAATGGCTGGAAGAAAGAGTAGTGAATATACCGAGTAGTGTAAGGAAAATGTTATAA
- the neuC gene encoding UDP-N-acetylglucosamine 2-epimerase — MRKKICVITGTRAEYGLLRPLMSAIAEHTDLQLQLLVTGMHLSPEFGLTYRQIEADGFHIDRKIDMLLSSDSVSAITKSTGLGMLGFADAFASLEPDWVVILGDRFEAFAAATAAYMARIPVVHLHGGETTEGAIDEGLRHSITKMSYLHFTSTEAYRNRVIQLGEAPERVFNVGAIGIDSIMQLDRMSREELEVSLGMKLDQPTVLVTYHPVTLEDKSAEGQFSVLINELLAHSSLQIIITYPNADADGRVIISQIQELVKQNPDRIHAYPSLGQRRYLSVMPYLKAVIGNSSSGILEVPSFGIPTLNIGDRQGGRIAAESVVHAGTEADAIREGLKKVLSDAFAAECRHVKNPYGDGYATVGIMEALSRFIEVKNIKKKFYDL, encoded by the coding sequence ATGAGAAAAAAAATCTGCGTCATAACTGGTACCCGCGCTGAATACGGTCTGTTACGCCCGTTAATGTCAGCCATTGCAGAGCATACAGATCTGCAGCTGCAGCTACTAGTGACAGGCATGCACCTTTCACCGGAATTCGGTTTAACATACAGGCAGATAGAGGCAGATGGATTCCATATTGACCGGAAGATTGATATGTTACTTTCCAGTGATTCCGTATCTGCCATTACGAAGTCTACCGGACTCGGTATGTTAGGATTTGCAGATGCATTCGCCTCACTGGAGCCTGACTGGGTTGTCATATTAGGAGATCGTTTTGAAGCCTTTGCAGCTGCTACAGCAGCATATATGGCGAGAATTCCGGTTGTACATCTGCACGGAGGTGAGACAACAGAAGGAGCGATTGATGAAGGACTGAGGCATTCTATTACCAAAATGTCTTACCTGCATTTTACTTCAACAGAAGCATACAGGAACAGGGTAATACAACTGGGGGAAGCACCTGAGCGCGTATTTAATGTTGGTGCGATAGGCATTGACAGTATTATGCAGCTGGACAGAATGAGCCGGGAGGAACTGGAAGTTTCTCTTGGTATGAAACTGGATCAGCCTACCGTACTGGTGACCTATCATCCGGTTACATTAGAAGATAAAAGTGCAGAAGGACAGTTTAGCGTACTGATAAATGAGCTGCTGGCCCATTCTTCGCTGCAGATTATCATTACCTATCCGAATGCAGATGCTGATGGACGCGTGATCATCAGCCAGATCCAGGAACTGGTGAAACAAAACCCTGACAGGATACATGCCTATCCGTCCCTGGGACAGAGACGCTATCTCTCAGTGATGCCGTATTTGAAGGCTGTGATCGGTAACTCATCAAGTGGCATCCTGGAAGTACCATCATTCGGTATTCCTACATTGAATATAGGAGACAGACAAGGTGGACGTATTGCGGCAGAAAGTGTAGTGCATGCAGGTACTGAAGCTGATGCTATCAGGGAAGGGCTGAAGAAAGTGCTCTCAGATGCATTTGCAGCAGAATGCCGTCATGTAAAGAATCCATACGGTGATGGTTATGCAACTGTTGGTATTATGGAGGCACTATCCCGGTTTATTGAAGTAAAAAATATTAAAAAGAAGTTTTACGATCTGTAA
- a CDS encoding nucleotidyltransferase family protein, which produces MKNWHHYIIGNTATVKDAMKQLDQLGLVNGVLFITDENGCLLGSITDGDIRRGLLKNVNVDDVLVAAGHFPCKYLHTFDPSAREIKELRNKNIRFIPVVDEEMNIKGVLDLEHIKKMIPVEAILMAGGKGQRLMPLTEHTPKPLLKVGPKPIIEHNIDRLIGCGVENIYLSVNYLGHQIRDYFGDGTNKGVTISYIEENFPMGTIGSVKRVSQYNQEHLLIMNSDILTNIDFHEFYNDFIEQGADMSVAAISYNVDIPYAVMETNDQNRITSLKEKPRYTYYSNAGIYLIKTEMLSYVPHDTFFNVTDLIEDLIAKGKKLITFPILGYWLDIGRMDDFKKAQEDIKHLNL; this is translated from the coding sequence ATGAAGAATTGGCACCACTATATTATTGGAAATACCGCAACTGTTAAAGATGCAATGAAGCAACTGGACCAGCTTGGTCTGGTGAACGGCGTATTGTTCATTACAGATGAAAATGGTTGTTTGCTCGGCTCTATCACTGATGGAGACATCAGAAGGGGACTACTGAAGAATGTGAACGTAGACGATGTGCTTGTTGCGGCAGGTCACTTCCCATGCAAGTATCTGCATACGTTTGATCCATCTGCACGCGAAATAAAGGAGCTCAGGAATAAAAATATCCGCTTCATACCTGTGGTAGATGAGGAGATGAACATAAAGGGTGTGCTGGATCTGGAACACATCAAAAAGATGATTCCGGTAGAGGCAATATTGATGGCGGGTGGTAAAGGTCAGCGGTTAATGCCATTAACAGAGCATACGCCCAAGCCACTGCTGAAGGTCGGTCCCAAGCCAATTATTGAACATAACATAGACCGGCTTATCGGTTGTGGTGTTGAAAATATATACCTGAGCGTGAACTACCTGGGACATCAGATCCGTGATTACTTCGGTGACGGGACGAATAAAGGGGTGACCATCAGTTATATTGAAGAGAATTTTCCGATGGGGACGATTGGATCTGTGAAGAGAGTATCTCAATATAACCAGGAGCATTTACTGATCATGAACTCTGATATTCTCACCAATATCGATTTCCATGAATTCTATAATGACTTTATAGAACAGGGGGCTGATATGTCTGTAGCTGCGATCAGTTATAACGTTGATATACCTTATGCGGTGATGGAAACGAATGATCAGAACAGGATCACTTCATTGAAAGAAAAGCCTCGTTACACCTACTATTCAAATGCAGGTATTTACCTGATCAAGACTGAAATGCTTTCCTATGTACCGCATGACACATTTTTTAATGTGACAGATCTTATTGAAGATCTGATAGCGAAAGGAAAGAAGTTGATTACGTTCCCGATACTTGGATATTGGCTGGACATAGGACGAATGGATGATTTTAAGAAAGCACAAGAAGATATTAAGCACTTAAATTTATGA
- a CDS encoding SLBB domain-containing protein yields the protein MSPSQMSQIKVDNLSDDQIRQLVAQMKQNNVSYSQIDGYASQRGIPDAEVVKLKARINQLNLDTELASPTTNDAGKITDGADRAYNDSADTIRNPQDSERERRRKRIFGSELFGNKNLTFEPNLRMPTPANYKIAADDELIIDVYGYSEVQHSLKVTPEGYIRIPYLGPVYVNGLTMEEARTRITKQLSTIYGGIKEGNTSVQVSLGNIRSIRITIIGEIMRPGTYTLPSLATVANALYVSGGPSENGSFRDIDVIRNGKRVATFDLYDFLLNGDLKNNIVLQEQDVVKVSPYKLRVELEGEVKRPAIFDVKNNESLQTVIEFAGGFTDNSYKDVIRALRVNSKSRELVNIPYDSLTSFKVRSGDKFVIDSIARRYTNRVSIAGAVFHPGEYALEDGMTVKDLIGRADGILEIAATTRGLIRRLQDDYTPAFINFNVADVVSGKTSVKLQREDSVVIFSKLSIREPYVVKIQGEVNQPGYFSYGDSMRLEDLILMAGGLKDAASLKHVEIARRIRTSGSYDSADVRMSITEQFDISADLAGNAAGNYILQPFDEITVRRSPSYNQQLNISLEGQVVYPGNYTITTKRERISDVIKRAGGLRPEASAEGALLLRRTYSTESDSTFLLRKLEIFNNTVEDSLAAAKTRAAIQRNQQLLGIQLEEIMAHPGSKYDFYLEEGDVIRIPKKLQTVQLFGEIYFPKKVRYDNSVSFRTYIRNAGGFTSQALKRRSYVVFANGEVKSTKRLLFFNKYPKVKPGAEIYVPTKPERKGLTAAATVGFASALASLALVVVTIINTTK from the coding sequence ATGTCTCCGTCTCAAATGAGCCAGATAAAAGTTGATAATTTAAGTGATGATCAGATCAGGCAGCTGGTAGCTCAGATGAAGCAAAATAATGTAAGTTACTCCCAGATAGATGGTTATGCTTCACAGCGAGGTATACCTGACGCCGAAGTTGTCAAACTGAAAGCCAGGATCAATCAACTCAATCTTGATACAGAATTAGCATCTCCCACAACTAATGATGCAGGTAAAATAACTGACGGTGCAGACAGGGCATATAATGACAGTGCGGATACTATCAGGAATCCGCAGGACTCTGAAAGAGAGCGCCGTCGCAAAAGGATATTTGGCTCTGAACTGTTTGGTAACAAGAATCTGACTTTTGAGCCTAATCTGCGTATGCCTACGCCAGCCAATTATAAGATCGCAGCAGATGATGAACTGATCATCGACGTTTATGGATATTCTGAAGTACAACATTCGCTGAAAGTAACTCCTGAGGGATATATCAGGATACCCTACCTCGGACCGGTGTATGTGAACGGGCTGACTATGGAGGAAGCTCGCACCCGTATTACAAAGCAGTTGAGCACCATATATGGAGGCATTAAAGAGGGGAATACATCTGTGCAGGTATCACTTGGTAATATTCGTAGTATTCGTATCACGATCATCGGGGAAATTATGCGTCCGGGCACATATACACTACCATCCCTGGCCACTGTAGCTAATGCATTGTACGTATCAGGTGGTCCCAGTGAAAATGGCTCATTCAGAGATATTGATGTAATAAGAAATGGCAAAAGGGTAGCCACTTTCGATCTGTATGATTTTCTGCTGAATGGAGACCTCAAAAATAACATAGTATTACAGGAGCAGGATGTTGTGAAGGTGTCTCCTTATAAGCTGAGAGTGGAGCTTGAAGGTGAGGTTAAAAGACCTGCCATTTTTGATGTGAAGAATAATGAAAGTTTACAGACTGTAATAGAATTTGCGGGCGGATTTACTGATAATTCCTACAAAGACGTTATTCGTGCTTTACGTGTTAACAGTAAGTCGAGAGAACTTGTAAATATTCCATATGATTCATTGACTAGTTTTAAAGTTAGATCAGGTGATAAATTCGTTATAGACTCTATAGCCCGCCGTTATACCAATCGTGTTTCCATAGCAGGAGCGGTGTTTCATCCGGGTGAGTACGCACTCGAGGATGGCATGACAGTGAAAGATCTGATCGGCCGTGCTGATGGTATTCTTGAAATAGCCGCCACTACGCGTGGCCTTATTCGCAGGTTACAGGACGATTATACGCCAGCTTTTATCAACTTTAATGTTGCAGATGTTGTATCGGGTAAAACATCAGTGAAACTGCAACGTGAAGATAGTGTGGTGATATTTTCCAAATTATCCATCCGCGAGCCATATGTGGTTAAAATACAGGGAGAGGTAAACCAGCCAGGTTATTTTAGTTATGGAGACAGTATGAGACTGGAAGACCTGATCCTGATGGCAGGAGGCCTGAAGGATGCAGCCAGTTTAAAACATGTTGAAATTGCACGTCGTATCCGTACATCAGGATCTTACGATTCAGCAGATGTGAGAATGTCTATTACAGAACAGTTTGACATTAGCGCTGATCTTGCGGGAAATGCTGCGGGCAATTATATCCTGCAACCATTTGATGAAATAACAGTACGCAGATCTCCATCTTATAACCAACAGTTGAATATATCTCTGGAAGGACAGGTTGTTTATCCTGGTAATTACACCATCACTACAAAAAGGGAGCGCATTTCCGATGTGATTAAAAGAGCGGGAGGACTGCGTCCTGAAGCATCAGCAGAAGGTGCATTGTTATTGAGAAGAACCTATTCAACAGAAAGTGACAGTACTTTCCTGTTGAGGAAACTGGAGATATTCAATAATACAGTAGAAGATAGTCTGGCTGCTGCTAAAACCCGTGCAGCAATACAGCGTAATCAACAGCTGCTCGGTATTCAGCTGGAAGAGATAATGGCTCATCCTGGTTCAAAATATGACTTTTATCTTGAAGAGGGCGATGTGATCAGAATACCTAAAAAGCTCCAGACAGTACAGCTTTTTGGAGAGATCTATTTTCCAAAGAAAGTCAGGTATGACAACAGCGTCTCTTTCAGGACATACATCAGGAACGCAGGCGGTTTCACCTCTCAGGCACTGAAACGCAGGAGCTATGTTGTATTCGCCAATGGTGAGGTAAAAAGTACCAAAAGACTTTTATTCTTTAATAAGTATCCAAAGGTGAAGCCAGGAGCAGAAATATATGTTCCGACAAAACCTGAACGTAAAGGTTTGACAGCTGCGGCTACGGTAGGGTTTGCAAGTGCACTGGCATCTCTTGCCCTGGTAGTTGTCACTATCATTAACACGACCAAATAA